A single Ketogulonicigenium vulgare WSH-001 DNA region contains:
- a CDS encoding TIGR01244 family sulfur transferase — translation MSQTESYDGPAIRQIDETFSAVGQISPADVAGIAALGFKSLVCNRPDQEEPGQPSYAEIADEAAKHGLSVTYIPVTGGVGPLPAQITAMREFLETAPTPVLGYCRSGTRVGVIYDATK, via the coding sequence ATGTCGCAAACGGAATCATATGACGGCCCGGCGATTCGCCAGATCGACGAGACATTCTCGGCCGTGGGGCAGATCTCGCCCGCGGATGTGGCGGGGATCGCCGCGCTGGGCTTTAAATCGCTGGTGTGCAACCGTCCCGATCAGGAAGAGCCCGGCCAGCCCAGCTATGCCGAGATCGCGGATGAAGCCGCGAAGCACGGCCTCAGCGTCACCTATATCCCCGTAACCGGGGGTGTCGGCCCGCTGCCCGCGCAGATCACGGCGATGCGCGAGTTTTTGGAAACCGCGCCGACCCCGGTTCTGGGCTATTGCCGTTCTGGCACGCGCGTCGGCGTTATTTACGACGCGACGAAATAA
- a CDS encoding MFS transporter, whose product MAHTTQDNLFRHNLIVLTVAQALGAASPPIIVSLGGLIGQQLSDNPALTTLPVSLFNLGLALGTLPSAFIMRRYGRQSAYFIGALLAILGGLVAFTGILNHSFVIFCIGTMLAGYYAANVQSYRFAATDAASDAQRAKAISWVMVGGLFAAIIGPQTVIWTRNSITDVPFAGSFLAQAGLALLAILVLTRLRSTPPMQVTASDAPMRSVGQLLRSPRFALALGSGLVTYGLMVFVMTAAPVAMVGHGHGVDHAALGIQWHVLAMFLPSLVTGRLMARFGTERITAAGLVIIGLSAIAALGGFGLMNFYLSLILLGVGWNFGFIGATAMLTASHTQAERARAQGLNDFVIFGTVALASFFSGALLQASGWEVINWMIFPAIALVLAPLVWSIGRKA is encoded by the coding sequence ATGGCCCACACGACCCAAGACAATCTTTTCCGGCACAATCTGATTGTGCTGACCGTGGCACAGGCATTAGGGGCAGCGTCCCCGCCGATCATCGTCTCGCTTGGCGGGCTGATCGGACAACAGCTGTCCGACAATCCCGCCCTGACCACGCTGCCTGTCAGCCTGTTCAATCTGGGTCTGGCGCTGGGGACGCTGCCTTCGGCCTTCATCATGCGCCGTTATGGACGGCAATCGGCCTATTTCATCGGGGCGCTGCTGGCCATTCTGGGCGGCCTTGTGGCCTTTACCGGCATTTTGAACCATAGCTTTGTCATCTTCTGTATTGGCACGATGCTGGCGGGTTATTACGCCGCGAACGTGCAAAGCTACCGCTTTGCCGCCACCGATGCGGCCAGCGATGCGCAGCGGGCCAAGGCGATCTCTTGGGTCATGGTGGGCGGGCTATTCGCCGCGATCATCGGGCCGCAAACAGTCATCTGGACGCGAAATTCGATCACCGATGTGCCTTTTGCGGGCAGTTTCCTAGCCCAGGCCGGCCTTGCCCTGCTGGCGATCCTGGTTCTGACGCGCCTGCGCAGCACGCCGCCGATGCAGGTCACCGCCTCGGACGCGCCGATGCGCAGCGTGGGGCAATTGCTGCGATCACCGCGTTTTGCGCTGGCGCTGGGGTCGGGGCTGGTCACTTATGGGCTGATGGTCTTTGTCATGACCGCCGCACCTGTGGCGATGGTCGGCCACGGCCACGGCGTGGATCACGCAGCGCTGGGCATCCAATGGCACGTGCTGGCGATGTTCCTGCCCAGCCTGGTTACAGGTCGCCTGATGGCCCGCTTTGGAACCGAGCGGATCACCGCTGCGGGCCTTGTCATCATTGGCCTTTCAGCCATTGCGGCACTGGGCGGCTTTGGCCTGATGAATTTCTATCTGTCGCTGATCTTGCTGGGCGTGGGCTGGAATTTCGGCTTTATCGGTGCGACGGCCATGCTGACCGCATCCCATACTCAGGCGGAACGCGCGCGGGCGCAGGGCCTGAACGACTTTGTCATCTTTGGCACCGTCGCGCTGGCGTCGTTCTTTTCGGGGGCGCTTTTGCAGGCCTCGGGCTGGGAAGTGATCAACTGGATGATCTTCCCCGCCATCGCATTGGTGCTGGCACCGCTGGTCTGGAGCATCGGCCGCAAAGCATGA
- a CDS encoding ArsR/SmtB family transcription factor gives MGIDIKIDPETMRCVADEASDLLKSLGNRHRLLILCHLGEGERSVGQLAEFLGIRDSTVSQHLALLRRDRIIQGRRDGQTIWYRVNSPAAQQVMKVLYDNFSAAQA, from the coding sequence ATGGGCATTGATATCAAGATCGACCCTGAAACCATGCGGTGTGTCGCGGACGAAGCAAGTGATCTGCTGAAATCCTTGGGTAACCGACATCGGCTATTGATCCTGTGCCATCTCGGCGAAGGTGAGAGATCCGTTGGCCAATTGGCCGAGTTTCTGGGCATCCGCGATTCAACGGTATCACAGCACCTTGCGCTTTTGCGCCGCGATCGGATCATTCAGGGCCGTCGCGATGGCCAGACCATCTGGTATCGCGTCAACAGCCCCGCCGCGCAGCAGGTGATGAAGGTGCTTTACGATAACTTTAGCGCCGCGCAGGCGTGA